GACAATAGACCTACAGGCGTCTGAACCTCCATTTCTCCTCAGCACATGCAAGGAAGGaggtggaaaagaaagttagGCTCAGTCATTGTGAATGATAGCATTTATTTGGTATCTTCCTTGATCAGGCATTAAAAAGTTCAGGAGAGCTTTCCTCACAATTCCCTAAGTACAAGTAGTCTGACTAGTGTCCCAGTTCTACAAAGGAAGACTGAGGCCTTGGGATGTCATCTTACTtgtggtcacataactagcaaacGCTGGAATTGTAACTCAAATGAAGGCTTTCACTAGTCCAGTGCCCTTTGCATTTCCTGACATGGTTCTGCCTGTGCATTCACGTTTTAGCTGGTTTCTTTGAAAGCTTTCTATAAAGTGAAATTAGAAAACCAAAAGCCAGAGTGCCTGGATGATTGGGAATGCATTCCCATGCTCAGCCCTTGAGTTAGCACATGGAGTCTTAAGTCTTACTCTTGTTTCCAGGTCGGTACCTCTTCTTGAATGCAATTGCCAATCAGCTGCGGTATCCCAACAGCCACACTCACTACTTCAGCTGCACCATGCTGTACCTTTTTGCAGAGGCCAACACTGAAGCTATACAGGAACAGATCACCAGGTGAAACTCATGCCATCTTATAGACTGGGAATGACTTGGGTCCATGATACGGTATCCAAGGAAGGGGGTCTGGGGATCAGTTTCAGGGGATCGATAAACTTGGATGGGAgaaaaataacatctttattttcactaacatttTAACTgagatttatcatttctttcagttACTTAAAGATCTTTTATTTTGAGAGgtctataggctttaccagactgccaggCAGTTCTGTGATTCAGGGTTCAGAGCCTCTGTTCTAGACCATCATCCCTCACCCTCAACCCTGATCCACTGCTGTGTGAAAAGTGCAGATTAAATCTGAAATGACCCAGTTCGCAGAAATGGCAGTGGAAAAGTTGGATGAAATCTTTGTGCTCTCTTTTGGTTCTGtaacctccccccacctccatcttTTACTACAGGGTTCTCTTGGAACGGTTGATTGTAAATAGGCCACATCCTTGGGGTCTTCTCATTACCTTCATAGAGCTGATTAAAAATCCGGCATTTAAGTTCTGGAACCACGAGTTTGTTCACTGTGCCCCAGAAATTGAAAAGTGAGTTGGTTGTGTGGTGTGATTTTTGAACTGGCAAGGGAAAAGTCAGGAGTGGAGACGTCTTTATTAAGAGAAACCTAACCAGGTCTATAGTATTTTTCCCCTCCTGGAGCAGGAATGGAGCCCATCCTCTGGTGGTCTTGACTTGGTTTGGGTATTTGGGGTGGAGCAGGGAGGTGTTCATGCCCCCATTGGAAAGTTCTCAACATTACATAGAGTATGTTTTTGAAATCTCAGAGATGTAAATAAGCCAGGACTGAGATTTCTGTTAACACATCCTGTTGTACAGTAGTGACATTTAGGCTGtaagactttccaagttggggcTGAGGGAACTTGTGCCAAGACTGCTTGGTAGCTCCCCTTGGGTGCTTTAGACAGGAACTGAACTCCTTCCTCCTAACTCCTGTCCCCTTTCCTTTAGGTTGTTCCAGTCAGTTGCACAGTGCTGTATGGGACAGAAGCAGGCTCAGCAAGTGATGGAAGGGACTGGTGCCAGTTAGATGGGCTGCCTCTTGCATTGTAAGCGTGCCAGCCGGGAGAGCCCATGCCGAGTTTCACAGACTGACTGAAGAATccttttggctcttcctgacctTTCCAGCCCCCTTGGTTCTTGGGTGTCCACCCTCGCCTCGGGGAAGAGTCTCCCATCTTTGTGGGCACGTTCCAAAgtttaaacacatttttttttgactCTTGGCCAAAATTTAGAAGATGCTGTGAATATCATTTTGAACTAGTGTAAATACATGGAACCGAAACCTTTGTCTGGACTTTTTGGGTTTGTGCAAATTGTGTTAAAAGGCAGGTGGATAAACTGGCGCCTGTTCAGCTTGTAATAAAGGGGCAGCTGCTGATGCCAAGCACTTGTCTAGGGCAGATCTCCTTGTCCTGACATTCCCGGACTCCCAAAGAATATTGAAAAGCCAGTTTAATATTATgtaacttattttttctttatgtggACAGGGGACCTTTAAAATCACTAAGTTGTTAAAAATGTGGATGTGTTGGAATATGGGGTGCTATGGAATGGGGGTTGGGGGGCGGGTATGGGATTAAGGTCcagtttttccccctcttttctttaTCCCCCCCCCTCGCCCCCCTTCTTTCCACCTCAAGCTGACAGCAGGGAACACCACAGTTGGAATAGCTTCTTCTGGAGAAGACATACTTTGGGCCCTATGGGACAGGGTCAGCTCTTGATCAAGAGAAAACAGACCAGGTCTAtagcattcccccccccccccacccccttcctgatACTTGTAAAttgtgggggatgggaaggggaagggaaacaaATCTATgaactgcccccacccccaccccacccccaatggcCACACAGTCTAAGTTTGTAAAAAGAACAAAGGACCAATACAGCCCATTTTGTAAGGATTTTGAATGTTTTGTAAATGTATTGGTCCATGTGTTGTATTTTGTAGCCTTTATAGTTCCTGGGCTTTAGTTCTCCCACTtcttgtatgtatatgcatactgTAGTTATACATTAAAAGTCATGACATGCACTCTAGTCCACTGTGGCTTTCTCAGTAGTGGTCAGGGCTTGTGGCAAGGAAGGATTAACAAcaacagacagtccctgccctgaacaGCCACAAGGCACAGACAGGGCGTATTTAGAATAGGACCCTGGCTCCATTTTGGATTTGAGAAATTTTAAGACTAATACCCTCAAGTGAGCAATCATTTTCCAAGTTAGTGTCTCCCTGTAAATGTCATTTGTCACTACAGATAGTAACACTGAATAGAGGCAATGAACAGCCTCTGTGAAGGGGTGTAATATTGAGATCTTGGagtataactttttttaaaagcttttactCTGGCAAAGCTCCTTGGCTTTATTTAGAAGGCAGGCAGTGCTGCTGTACCTTTCAGTATCTAGAAATGATCAGAAGGTCCACTAGCCCTCCACATTGTATGTGCACATCTTCACCCCCCTTAACAGCCTTAGGTATGGATGAATTCACtgcaggacttttttttaaacaatctagTCTTAGGCCATGTATAAAATTTTTCTAAGCTGATTATGCTACCATCTAGACATTAAGAGGTCCTATATCTTCATAACAGTTGAAAGCCTAGTTACGGCAACTATGAATTAAAGTTTATTCCTGCAAATGAtgctaatgtaaaaaaaaaaaacagtgccaCAGGTTTATATTTCATTACTTCGTGATCTAGAATTGGGAGATTAAGGTAGAAATGACCTAGGAAAATTAGTATTGGTTgtagattcagaggacctggattcaactCTTTCTGCTGACCcttaactacctatgtgactaccttggacaagtcacttaactttgctggacctgaatgaagggagggagttggactagatgttccctGACttattccagctctagatccaagACCCTTTAAAGCCTGATTCTTTCACTGGAAGCATTAGATTTGAGGAGGTGAATCCCTGACTTAAGCATGAATTCCAAGCAGTCATTTTCACTAAAGGCAGTTAGCAGTCACTTACAAAGAAAGCACTTTTGCACAGCAGCCCTGTAAAGTTAAGTAGTATGATCCTGACTCCCCCTGTAATTCCTTGTTTTCCTGTGCTCCAAAACACAGCACTTTTGCTTCCTTATTCCCCAAGTAAGATTTCAGTTGTTACATGAACTAAGGAATTTTATATAAGCACAAATATAAAGTTAACCAAAGAACAGACAGTGCAAGTCCAGACTTTGAAAGGTGGACCCAGCAGACCCCAATAAGTGCACAAGAAgccaattttcctcatctgcttcCCTGgttagagaagggaagggaagagcatGCAATCAGGCCAGAGGCTAGGCGCCGGTCAGTTCTAACAACTGGTGCAAGATCCTCTTCTGTCCGTAGCGCACCTGCAAGGCCTGTTCTTCCCTCCAGGCGAGTTTGGCCCTGGACTCCTTGTTGTGAAGTAGTTCTTGGTCACTTTTCAAGTCTGTGGCATAAGCCTGCAGGGTCAGCAGAGCACTGTTTCGGAGGAgtttcttccatgaagctttaAGTTTGGGGATAGTCTTATTTGTCAGTGTTAAGGtgtcctcctcctcatcatcttcCTCCCAGCCATCTTGTTCCTTAAGTTCCCTGAATTCCTTAGCTGGCATGCAAAGCACCTGTAATTGGAGTACAGAAAATTAATTTGGATTCCTTCCAACTTAAGAGCCATACTTGGTTTTCAGATGCTTAAAATTACTAGAAGGCATATCCAATTCAAAATTGGGTGAGCCCCTCGGTTAGCAAGCTTGACCAGTTGTAAGGTTCACCTTGAGTGTAGCAGACAGCTCCTCCTCAGTAAgcacctcttctcttccaatgacAAATGCCCCCTCCTCACCCACCATCTCCAGCTGGCATAAGAAATCCCAGCGCTCACACATTAGGCGTCTCTCGGCCTCAGTTGTGGCTCCTACACAGAAAGTAAGTAGAGGAAGCATTTTCTCAGATCCCTTAAGTATTTGTATTTGGGAAGTGGGTTAAGCTGAGAAATGGGAATCCCTGTAGCCTCTCTCCCTTGTCCCCAGAAGGGGTACGCACCCTGCAGAGCTGCTGCACGTACTGTTGCCATCTGAATGTCAGCTGTGTCATCCTTGTTCCCAGGATATGGTTCAGCGAAGCCGTACATGTGGATCAGTTGCCAGTTAGCCATCTGACCATAGGTGTTAAAGATCTCTTGGCCTTTGGGGATTGGCTGGGTAGCTACCATCCTTAAATATTCCTACAGAAGAAGCAGAGAGGAGGTGACAGTCCAtccctgttgcaacaatttggctagcagctgttgtgggggtgaaagaccaacgcaagcccagcaacaagaacgctgccagcgcaggttcttttgatacgctttactaaggaaagcaacattaaggggttaacagtcttatttcaatccaacatacaaataccattcacttggttcaggagcaccctgaacttaagagcaaatacaaacaaattacaaagatgcATTCCgaacagatcaaatacaattcatagttaccaagaaggcatcaacatttGGGTTcataagctggagggctcttaactagaGCTGCCCTGAGTCtgcacatcagcactcctccaagagtgacaGCCCCAAGCAAatcactctgttctctcttttacgCACTCTTTGGATGTCATCtaatgtcatctgagccaccagaacttaatactattggctctggtcttagcaactccccttagggccctgggggcttcccacctctctcaaagtagctaactagtttgctaaccagcctgagGCTctgcacctagtagtaaaagggtgtgggcctggggagagcattctagagcagtaaaagtcccaccttagttaccaatgcagccCCTCTTCTGGGAACCAGAGCAGATGAAAGCTCAATTCTGTCCTCTATTATTTCTGTGATTCTAGGGGAAAACATCAATTTTACCATTCCCAAGATTGGACAGCAAGAAGTAATAATGGGGTCTGAAAGTCTGTGCTACCTGCCAGGCAGGGTTTTGGATAAACCactccctatctgtaaaatgagagggggcAGAACCCTCCTAGCTGGGCACTTTGACAGTTTCAGAATTAAAGTTCAGTTTGCTTTGCCTGCTGTTTGCTAATGCTTAAAGAAGCTTctcagcctttaaaaaaaatactagctgAATAAAAAGGAATGGAACCCACAGCAAGAAATGACCCAACAGGAGTACTGTGACTGTGACGTAGCAGACCAGGCAGCCCATTTACATATTTTCTAAGAAAGGTGCTATAGAATAGcacacatttatatggtgcctactgtgacaggtactgtgctaagcgctttacagacAGATAAGCATTGGAtcttggctccaggtccagtgctgtgTATGCTGTGGTGCCCCCTAACTACCCCAGAAACAGCAATGGGACCTAGCCCTAGGAAAACAGGTTCTGTATCTCACTGGTGACAGCTGGCATTTCACTTGAATCTCAAGTCAACAGGAGctggaaggaaaaggaggccCCAGGAAAGTCATGATGTGCCTGAAGTTCCCAAGTCTTCTATTCATGCCCTCTGAAATCCACCTGACAAGCCAGTGGTTGTGATTCTACATTTTAGAACTATTTTGGTCACCACACAGGTGGTAAAGCCTTCAGTAAGTCAGGCTGTCCTATTCCTTGGGTCTTCTCTACTATAAAGAAAGTCAGAAATTCTGACTTGGAGCCTAAGGGCTGATTACACACATTTGCATACAAGTATAAGAGAGAAATATGCTAATACCAAGTCACTATTCACTCACATATTTGGGAGGCAAAGTTAAATTACCGGTGTGCACAAGAGCAGTAATTAGGTTAGCCTATCTGGAATAAAATGTACCCACTCACTGGAGAGTATTCCAGATTGGCATTGTGGTTGGCCACATGGTTCAGTATGTCAGCAGCTGGTACCATCATAGGGGGATTGGGTTCCTTTTCATCATCCTCTTCTTCAAGGGGCTCTTGAAAGCTACCACAAAGAAAGAAGAGCTGAGAAAGTTGCCACAAAGGAAGGTGAGGTGTAGGCCTACTCCAAATTTTTGTTGGGGAACAGGAAGATAAGCTACTGTTCCCATCATCTCCCACTGGATCAACACCTCTAAGGCAGAAGAGACACAATATCTTATCCTTGTGAAGAGAGGCTAGTCTTGGTCAACTTGGCTTCAGTTTAGACAAGGAGATTGTAACCTTTTTATTACGGACCATTTGGGCAGTCAGTCTAGTCACATCTATGGACCCTTTTTTAGAATCATgattgtaaatgcataaaatctataagatcacaaaggaaattaattctaTCAAAACAGTTATCAAATCATTAAGCAAGTTTGTGGAGCCTAAGGTAAAAACCCCTAATTTAGAGGGTGAGTCCAAGGTCAGTCAGCGATCATTAAGTGCTCAacacagaaaaaagcaaaaactaaaaataatcccTAACTTCACAAGATTTACATTCTATTGTGGGTGGCTATCAAAGACGGATTCTTCCAGATACCCCCATGGGCCAATCCTGTATCCCCAAAGCATGAGCTCCCCAGAACAGAATGCTGATCACCTGTAGGCCATGACCATCGCCACAAGTTGGCGGTAGAGGTCCAGAGACCTGGCCTGGAGGGGAAAGATCTCTGGATGGGCTTCCAAGAAGGGCAGGACAATGGTACCATACTCATGGCTGATGTTGGCTATGTCCTTTTCCACAGCTTCAGGCACACCAGTACCTTGTAGGAGCTGTTTCCGTTCTTCCTCAGACCTAAGGGGAGAATGGGTGAGGGTCACACCTCAGGCCCAAGGCCCCCCACAAGTGGTATAGAATGCCCAAGTTCCATGGGCCTTTGGAGGTcatggagtcaagatgactgggaaACGGGGTCCCAGAAAGAGcaggtgacttgccccaggtcataaaCTAAGCTATACttacagcatggtacagtggaagaaGGAGTAGACTTAagaggttcaaattctgtttctgccACTTAGTATCCACCTGTGCTTGGGATAATTACTTAAGCTCTTAGGGCTTCAATGGCCACATCTACAAAAATGAAGACTGCTgagctagatgacttctaaaagcTCTCTAAaacttccaaatctatgatcctgtttcTCGGCTCCAAGTATTATGGAGTATGGGCTTGTTTCTCCAGTGGCCAACCAGCCACAATATGCTTGATCCCCTTCCTGCAAACATTAGGGCAACATTGCTTTATGAAGAATCAGGGCATGGAAAGGTAGTGGGCTCTGGAGTGTTTAAAAGCAGGCTGCTCTCCACGGTAATACAACAAACATGGATCACTGAATGCGAGCAGAGCATGGGGCAAGTACAAAGTCTGGCTAAGGCCAGgcccctcatggagcttacagtctaacagaggAGTAAGCTACAGAGAAACAGACGGTATTCTACACTAAGTACAGTAGTGAGGGCCTGTGGAGCTTCCTTCCCCTCTGAGCCTCTGTCTCTATAAAATACTGTTGGATTATGTGAGCTCCAAGGTCTTTTGCGGTTTTAATATTCTTTTGGTCACCTCCCACCAGCAGTTACTTTTACCAGAAAGACGATCGTGAAAACAGAGAAGAGGAgcaagaaggggaggggaagaaaggaaaagagggaagggggaaaggggagggagggagggaggaaagaaagaagagaagaatcgatagaaaggaagagggggaagggaaagagaggagggacagaaagagaggtagagggtaagaaagaagaggaagagagatggagggacaGAGACAAGACAGTGGGTGTGTGTAGGGCAGGCAAGAACAGCTTTTCACACTGGGAGGTCTCGGCACTCCCAGGGGCTCTGGAAAGCTTGAATGAATGAAGCCCCCTCCACTCTCCCCACCTGTGCTTCCCGCTTCTATGAGCCCCTCCTCCCGGCCCCCAGCTCTCACCAGAACATGGGGTGCTGCAGGTTGCCCAGGTCCGGCCAGAGGGAGAAATAACATCTCCAGGGGGAGTCCTCCGCCAGGTACTCgtagaggagagccaggagaaggGGCACCCAGCCCGACTGGCTCTGCAGGGCCCCGTGCTCTGCACGACAACCAAGACCCCGGTCACCCCGGGGCGCTGGgaacccctccccgcccccagcaGGGAGCCTG
This region of Trichosurus vulpecula isolate mTriVul1 chromosome 3, mTriVul1.pri, whole genome shotgun sequence genomic DNA includes:
- the SETD6 gene encoding N-lysine methyltransferase SETD6, with translation MATAAKRQKVEGVSGGGDNPVPAFLNWCRRVGLELSPKVSVSREGTVSGYGMVALEDVQRGELLFVVPRAVLLSQKNTTIRGLLEKEHGALQSQSGWVPLLLALLYEYLAEDSPWRCYFSLWPDLGNLQHPMFWSEEERKQLLQGTGVPEAVEKDIANISHEYGTIVLPFLEAHPEIFPLQARSLDLYRQLVAMVMAYSFQEPLEEEDDEKEPNPPMMVPAADILNHVANHNANLEYSPEYLRMVATQPIPKGQEIFNTYGQMANWQLIHMYGFAEPYPGNKDDTADIQMATVRAAALQGATTEAERRLMCERWDFLCQLEMVGEEGAFVIGREEVLTEEELSATLKVLCMPAKEFRELKEQDGWEEDDEEEDTLTLTNKTIPKLKASWKKLLRNSALLTLQAYATDLKSDQELLHNKESRAKLAWREEQALQVRYGQKRILHQLLELTGA